In the genome of Dromiciops gliroides isolate mDroGli1 chromosome 1, mDroGli1.pri, whole genome shotgun sequence, the window GGAGACAGGACCTGAGTGTCCCCACGCCTCGGCTGACAGTGCAGCACATCCACTCCTGCTCTGCTGAGCTCTCTGCGGTCCCCCGGGCCCAGGCCCCTCGACCTCCACGCCAGCTACAGCAGACTTCTTGCTGGGCTTAGAAGGAGACACTTAGAGCTTGCTCTTGGTTGCCCTAGAGCAACCCTGGCTTCTCCTGGATCTAGTCCAGGCTCTGAGCcccaaaaatcccaccttcccttcctcaaGGAGTTTGAAGGTCTCTGTAGATCACTTCTCCAGGGATTTGGGGAGCCAATGTAAGGAGATGGTAACCAGCCTGTGAATGCCTAGGGAAGTGAGAGAAAGCCACGTGCTCAGGGAGAGGGACTTGGGAAACTTCCCAGTATTCAGATGCTATATTTACTTTTTCCTCTTGCCTGAAGGCAGAATAATAGAGTGAGAAGAACGTGGGCTCaggagtgaccttggacaagtacctTCCTGGTCCAGAGTCTAGGTTTCCCCAGGTGAGGCTTGACTCTGGAATCCCTTGGGGCTCATCTGATCTAGTCCCCAGGGTCTGAACTCTGCCTTAGAGAAGCTAAGTACTGGGCCAGTCTCAGGCCTCCAGGGAACTCTGATTATCACATTTCACAGACTGTCCACCAAGGGCTGATAGGGCAGGCAGACACCCTTCTGCCTCAAACAAGGAGGGCATGTCTCTCTGGGAGAGCCTCAGCCGCAAGACCAGCCAGCTCCCCAGGAGTAAACGAGCAAGCCTCCAGTACCTGCTCCCTGGGCCCTTGCCACAGTTGCCCCCACTCTTCTATCAACCTGCTTCACTTTACTTCCTGGGCCCCACCCCTGAAGAGATCAGGGATTGGCAAGGGCCAGGGAGCTAGCACCCCACTCCACATGCAGACCTGGTCCAGCAAGTTTCCCAGCAAGCGGGAAGTGagttgaggaagaaagaaaagcttgGATTCAGAAGATCAGAGCTCAAATCCCAGCTGTCATTTGCCAGCTGTGTAATCATAGAGAAAAGTAGGGGTTGAGAGTCTCAGCTCCAACACTTAACTAACATGCGTGTGacttcctctctctgagcctcagtttcctcatttataaaatgggaatgatacctATTCCTCAGGGTTGTGAAGAAAGGCCCTTCTAAAGCTTAAGGCTGTTATTATTAAAAGGTCAAGTGCTGAGGgcaaaactgaggcaggtagcacATGTAGCTCTCAGTAGAAATCACCTCCCTCTGTAACCTGAAAAATCAGAAGCCTGGCCTTAAACCCCATTTCTGACATCTCTTAGCTTAGACAAGCCATCCCTAGACACTGTCTGCTCCAGTCCCCCTCATTTACAGGCTGAGAAGTAGAGATGTCCAATGGGAAAAGGAAACCTGTCCTGGGCCACACTATAACTCAGGTGTCCTGCCTCCCATGCCAGGCTTCCTTTCTTTACACCAGGCCCATAAAAAAGGCTGAAGTTCAGTATCCACGTGGCTCTATTTTCCATGGGCATGTGCCCAGAAGCCCAGAAATGAGAAGCTACGCTATACCTCTGGAGCTAGGAGGGGAGAAAAGCAGGGGAAAGgacaaggagggaagagaaggaccACTTcatcccctgcccccatccccattgGAAGCCCACTGACCACAGCTCCCCCAAGGCAAGATTCAGGGGCCACAGGTGGCTTCACAGGAACCCCTGGGGCTGCCTCCCTTACTCACTTCTCACTCCCTGGACAAAGTCCTATCTAAGGCAAATTCACCCCAAGAGAGACTGTGCCTCCGACCCCTTCTCAGATCCTCCCTCCCCACTGCACACACCTATAATGCCAGGCTATTGTCACCCCTTCTTTACACAGCTCTCCCACACTTGCCCAGAGGAGTCCCCAGAGACTCCAAGACCCCAGCCTCAGCTCCTTGCTCAGCCCTCCCTAAGTCCCCCACTCAGATTCCCCAAGCCTGCTTACACCACCCCATCCTGATGCTATGGTCCTTGACTCCCACCCCAAGCCCCTCACACCACCCTGTCCTGATCATACCCACAGTCCTCCAGAGCCCCCAAGTCCCTTACACCACCCTGGTCCTGAATATATTGTGCTCCTCCTCAGTCCTCCAGACACCTCAAGCCCCTCACACCACTCCATCCTGAACATATTGTGCCCCTCCTCAGTCCTCCAGACCTCCCCAAGTCGCGTACTCTCCTGCTCAAGCCCCCAGATTCTTCAGCTCCCAGACTCCTCTTAACCTTCCCTCATCTTCCTTCGTTAAGTCCTGCACCCTCAGACCTCGCCCCCCGCGCCCCTTCCTCAAGCCTCGCTCCGCCCGCCCCGGCACCCAGGCCCCGCCCCCAGCGCCCAGGCCCCGCCCCCGGACCCTCGCACTCACCCCCACCACGGCGCTGTCCTCCCCTACGGGGCGCGTGTCCCTTGCGGGCGCGGGGCATGCCGGGCCGGGCAGGCGGCGCGCGGGGGCGCGGGGTCAGAGCCGGCGGGAATTCGCGTCGGGGTTCGCGCTCCTGGGCGCCAGCGCCAGCGCGCGCCACGAAAAGACAGGCAGAGGCCGGGGGCAGCACGCCACGCGCGCCACCATCTTCGCTTAACTCCCCTAGTTGGTCCCACCCCTTTCAGCGTCCCGCCCGAACCGCTAGGGCCGCTGGGACACCGAGTCCCCTACGGATCCCCGCCCCGATGATTCCTGCAGGCCTCCAGGGGAGGTTCGAACTACAAtccccatggggggggggggggtccacgAGACGCTCTGCCTTTCCCCGCCCTCCCTGAACCGCGAAGTTGTGGGGCTCCTCGGGAAATAGAGTCCCATACCAGGGGAAAATGGAGGCAATAGGCGGCCTACGAACTCAAAGGACCACAATGCCCCGGCGCTAGGTTAACTCTTAAATTACCGGGTGACAGGAACCTCCACGTGTCTCCGTTTTCACCTGCCCTTGCTTCTCGACCCTGTATTACTTTAAGAATAATCCTCAATAATAACAACTCTCTATAGTGCCTTAAAATTTCCAAAGCTGTTTTCCCACGACAGTTCTCTATGTTAGTGTAAATATTATTctcttgggggagggggccagggagggaggaagagagagacagagacagagaaactgaatTGCTGAAAGAGCTAGTAAATTGTGTTTGGGGTAGAGGGACAAAATCAGCCAGCACACgtgtagagagaaggaaaaatgattTTATGATCCCACCTAACTGTGGAATGAAACTACAGACCAAGACAAAGCATATACCACAAACACCGTATCCAGGGGTATATGGGTAGATGTTCAGACCCACCAATGCCAGTTCATGTCCCTTGTGCCCAAgtacttgaatccagggctgtaaGGTTCGAGGAAGGTGACTCAAGGCCACAGGGATATCCAGGATGTAGCTGCACTGTGGGTGCCAGCCAAAGCCAGAGAATAGGGCTCTTTTTTAAAGCCTAGACCAAACATTACATTGAACCcagagggttggttttttttttagtatttacaGCTGGAGAGAAACTTATAGATCATTtggttcaatcccctcattttgcagtgtAGTGGGAAAAaatgttagatttggaatcagaggacccaggttcaaatcctgattctgcaaAACTAGCTGACTTTGGTCAATCCCtttttctctctgggtctcagactcttcatctataaaattagggttttcttttttgaggtcccACCAGCTTGAACTtcaagtctctctctgtctctgtgtctgtctctctgactcaggaaaaaaaaaaatgaggactaTGAGGCATTGAAAGGGGAAGGAATTTAGTCGAAGTCAAAAATTGAGTTCCTAAACCCAGGGCTTTCAGGCACAGTAAAGAAACAGAAGGGAACACTTCCAGGCCATGTAGAAGAAGGGGGAGTTTTAGGAAACAGGCAGGAAAAGGCCCCCAGAACCAGTCTttttggagtctggaagaatgAAAGGCCAGTGGGAACAACTTAAGGAAGCTCAGAAGGCAAGGACACATAGAGGTGGCTCATAGCTTGGTCCCCACAATCGGGAATCCTCTGGGGACGGGGCTCAAAGATACCCCTTCATTCTGTGCCAGGGACAGGAATCTTGCAGGCAGTGCCTGCCCAGCCTGGGTAGCAGAGGCATCGGAAGTGACTCCATTTGGCAGGGTCTTCCCTGAGGGCAACTGTTGGTTCCAAGTTCAAGAAGATGTCATCATTGCTGGGCTCCCGTCGGGCACAGCGCCCATTGCCATGGCACAGCTGCTGGCTGCAGGCCCAGGCAGCCCTCGTCACATTGCTTAAGTAGGGGCCCAAGGTGGTTGACAGGTAGCTCTGGAGAAGCCTGCACCGCTCCTGAGCatggcagagaaagagaaatccttCAACCTTCAGAGGGATATCATCCCAAAGGGAATCTCTAGATACCAAATCCTGGGACCAACTATGCCCTCCCACCCCGACCCTTGACCCATGGTCAGATATACTCCCTCCTAGAGCCCTAGAAAGGGTAGGGCCAGCAGAACATCAAATcttggaaagggccttagagaccACCTGCCCCAACTCTTATGTTACACAGAGTTGGAAAAAAGCAGGAACCACCGAAAGGAAGTGAGCTAGCCAGTAACCCAGTTACAAGTAGGAGACCTAGAGTGCCTGGGTAGTGTGGTACGGAGGAAAGAGaatgggacttggagtcaaagggcctgagttcaaatcccagctccatcACTCACAAGTTGGGAGATGTTCCTTAGCTGTAAGCTCTGGCTTTCACTTCCTTAGTTATAGATGGAAGGAATCAGCCTGGATAGCCACTAAGAGTCCAACTGGATCTGAATCGAGGGTTCTAGATCTGGTCTCCAAGGCTAGGGTCCCAAGAGTGGAAGTGGGGATTTTGAGAGGACACAGGGGCTGGAAGGAGAAGCATCACTTACCTCAGAACTGGAAATAGAGAGGTCGCCCCAGAGCACCACACCTTCTACCCCCAGGGCCACACTCACACCAATGGTCTGAATCAGGTCATTCTGGGAAGGGAAAGATGCTGCTCAGCCAGCCTTGTCTCTTGGCTCTGgccccccagctccctcctcaGACGAGGGGCTTCAAAAACTCCCTGAAGATGGGGACTGTAAAGGCTCACCTGGGACAGAAACTGCCCAGAGCTGAGGTGAGTGAGGCGGGTGTAGGCTAGCACGGGCAGAGGACGTGGGTGCCCAAAGCGTGCCACTCGGAAAGCCTCTTCCAGCCGGTGCCTTGCATAGCTCTTTCGATAGGCCCGGGGCAGGCCACGTGGAAGGTAGATGCTGGGGAAGAGGGCACTAGAGGCTTCCCAAAGCCAGCGCAGCTGGTCATTGTAGGCCTTGTCTGCCAGCTGGCACTTTCCGGTGTAATTGTGCCTGCCCCGCCAGGGGCTTCGGCAGAGAGGGAAGCGATAGAAACCCCACAGCCCCCTGGGACGAAGCGCTTGCCCCAGCTGCAGGGTGCCCTCCATCAGTGCCCGAGCAGCCTGCTCAAAGGCTGCCCGAGCCCTTAGGCACTGCTGCTTAGGAGGCAGACCTGGCCATTGCTGCTGTGCCCAGGCCCACGATGCCTTACGGTAGGCCTGGCGAGGCCCCCAGTTCCGGTTCCAAAGTGGGTGCCACTCTTCCCAGTCAAGTACAGCTAAGCCTCTGAAGCCCTTGTGCATGAGGCCAGAGATCTGGCGGGCAGCCAGGGCGAGGTGCCTGCGCAGGGGCACAGCCTGGGGGACACCTCCGTGGTTGGCGACACCCCCTGGCCCCAGGTAGGGGTAAAGGCCAAACTGGTTCTTGTAGAATATGGTGACATTCTGGCCTCGGAAGCGCTGGGCCTGGTTGTGCACGATGCCAAAGGGCTCCAAGGGCAGGGGCTGGCCAAAGTGGGTTTGGCATCGGGCTGTGGGCACATTCCACACTGCAGCAAAGGGTCGGCCCAGATGCCAGGAGGTCGCCCTCCCACCCACCAGGCATAGGGCAGCCCAGGCCACCAGACAGCAGCCCCCATTCATAGCTGGGCCCAGCAGGAAGAGACCTGTAGGGGAGAGAGGAGACTAAGTGAGGGGCAGGAGCACAGAATCCTGGGTGCAAAAAGAGATTGCAGTCTGGCCCCTGGCACCGAGTCACATGTGGCCTCCCTTGCCCCCACCGTCACTGACCTTCCCTTCCATCCCTCTTGTGGAGCCTGTGGGCTCCTTCCTAGTCAGGAGGCACAGAAGAGGCTGAGAGTTAAACTTAGCCTCTCGGGGAGGGGTGGGCCTGGCCTGGGGAAGGGGTGGCAAGGGAGACTCAGGAggactgaagctgagagagacgCCACAAGAGGAGGTGACACACCCCTGACCAAGGGGTGAAATAAACACGAAGGAGCGACCCTTGCCACGTGGTGCCCGTGATGGGGCTGCTTTATTGAGTGCTACTCACACACAGCCAGGCTACTTAACAATTTTATGAATCCAACCAACACTAatggagcacctactatgtgcagagacCTCTGCCCACTGTTCAGCCAGGACACAGGCCCTGGCACAGTCTCTGAGGTATAGCAGTGCCGCTTTTGTAGGAGGGAAGCACAGGATGGagttctggctttgccacttgGCAGCTGGGATCTGCccctcagggtctcagtttcctcctctagaaaatgggggtgataattcATAGGCACAGTCCTCCCTCTCTTGGGGACACTGTGAGAGAGGTgttttgtagaccttaaagtgctatagaagttGATATTATGGCCGTCATCACGTCCGTGGGCTCTTGTTTTCCAGCTCCTCTGCTGGGGGTCTTTGGGATTCTGAGATGGGTACCCCcaatttctcccccctccccccaaaaataaccCTCAGAGAAAAATAGGATGGGGTTAGGGGATCTCCCCAACTTCTGCCTTGGAGGGCAGGGGGTTCAGCACTGACAACCAGTTGTCAGGCCCCCCCCAGGGAATAGGGCTTCAGGCACTGCCAAGATTTCAGAGCCAACTTCCCAGGTCATTCTCTACAATTctttccatcctccactcaaaGGCCACAAGGCCAACTCCATCAGATCTCCTTAGTCATCCAGAATATGGGGCGGCCCCGGATGTCCCTGTATGGAGTTTCCACCAGGCTCTGCTGCAGGGGGCCTGTGGGGGAGACAGCTGGAGGGCTGAGAAGAGGGGCAGGTAAAGGCGGAGGGGGTGGCGGTACAGGGGGCAGCTTGGGCCCAGGGGGGCGGTCGGTGGCAGAGGGGGTAGAGGGGATTCTCGCAGTCTCCCTGCAGAGCCGGGGGGGTTTAGGCTCTGGTGGGCTGGTCGGCTGGGAGAAGGCCTGGAGGACAGCTGCGGCCAGCGGGCTGCTGAAGGCCACACCCTGCACTGGCTCCCCGAGCTGGTAGCCCAGGTGGGCATAGAAATGCTGCTTGTCGTGGGTGGTCAGGTGCAGCCGACGAAAGCCCCTGGCCCTGGCAAAGGCCTCGGTGGCCTCCATGAGGCGACGGCCGAACCCCTGACCCCGAAGGGCCCGAGCCACTACCACAGTTTCCACCAATAGGCTGTGATCATGGGCAGCAACCCGGGAGAGGCGGGAATGGCCCAGGACCGTGGGCAAAGCCCCGGGAATGGGCGGTGGGCCCAGCAGGGCCAGGCACAGGGGAAAGGAGTCTGAAGACTGGCCCAGTGAGTGCAGGCGGGAGGCTCGGCTCCTTGGCCACTCCTGGTTGATGAGGTCAGCGCAGGCATCCAGGAGCTCTGGACGCAGGTGGGCCGGCTCCAGGGTCAGCCCTTCGAGGCCAGGGCACGAAGAGGCCATCCTCCAGCTGCTGGGCAGGAACCACTGCTTTCCCTCAGGACTACGAGCAATTCTCCACTCTCCTCCTGTGGAGTATCCAGAGCTGATGGTTCACAGAATCCCAGTAggtcagggagggagggggcctCAACGGTCATCTAGTGCACTCAACAAAAAGCCCCCTACAGCATCCCAGACAAATGGTTGCTCAGCTTCCACTAACTAGAGCTCCAGGGatgatggggagctcactgcctACTGAACAGCTCTCACAGTTTGGGAGTTTGTTTCTTACCACATTGTACCTAAATCTGCCTTTATTcaacttcccacccccacccccaccccccaaagcttctagttctgccctctggggctctGAGGACTACATCCTTTTTCTGCTGGACAACCCTTCAGATTTTTGAAGGCAGAGCTCATACCAATGATTCCCCAATTCTCTTGTCCAGGCAAAACAGTATCTACCCCtccttccttcaaccaatccttttATGGCCTGGTCTCTGTTAGGTCCCGATCCTGGCTCCCTGCGTGCCtatcccccccgcccccgccccttcACCAGTGTGAACTCAGTTTAGGGAAGGAAAACCGTGAAATAGATGCTAGCTTCCTATAAGCTCCCCAAAGGTCCAAAGCAAGGTTATTTTTGGATTATCTGTGGGTTTGGGATTATTTATGTTGTTCTGCTGGCTTTGTTAGAAGAGGAAACCCTTCTCCTAGACCAGCTGACAAAAGGTTACTGACAAGGAGGACAGGTGCCCCAAACCCTAAATAGAAATCCTCAAATCGCCCCTGGCCCCACTTCAGCTCATGTGAAGGACTGAGAAAATGGACACTGGATCCAAGAATCTCagccctagggggcagctaagtggcacagtgaataaagcaccagctctgaattcaggaggacctgagttcaaatctgtccctggacgcttgacacttactagctgtttgaccccgggcaagccacttaaccctcattgcccggcttaaaaaaaaaaaaaaagaattttaggcCTTCAATAACTTCCACCAAAAGACTCCCTGGGGCAGGGAAAGGTGGAGGGTCAATCTGAAGGGGAGATCAGAAGGTCAGAGCCCCTAGGGCTGATGGGGAAATAGAGGCTCCGACTTCTGCTTTTCTCCAAGGTATTACAGAGTTGCAGAGATAAGGACTCCCCGCTTCCTCCCCACATGAGCTAGGTCCCAACGGCTGGTGGGGGGACCCTCACCCCTCCTCCATCAGGGCCTCCCAAACCATGATCTCCCTCACTCTCAAGGTCTGGGAGATGGACATCTGGAAAGATGGATATTGTGTctctgggaagggaaagagaatcaATCTCCCTGGCTCCTGCCTAGTCTAGAAATCTACGTCCCCAGAGGGAGATAGCTGATGTGGGAACTCTCCATGGGCTGGGTCCCTCCAGCCTCCTCATGGATAGACCATCTCAGACCAATGAGGACCCTACTTCAGCCTCAGAATTCCCGAGCTCAGAGAACCACCAGGAAGGGATTCCagccaacactctcattttagagatggggaaaagacAAAGAGGAGTTTAGAAACCAGCCGACATTCCCAGtttccagatggagaaactgaggcccagtgaggtaaAGGGATTTAACCCAGGTCACCCATGAATAGCCAGCTCCTAGCTGAGCTAGGACCCCATACCAggcctccagactccaggctccGGGCACCTTCTATGGTGTATCACCCCTGTCCCCTTCTCTGCTCCCCCATCATCCTTTTAAAATACCTACCCTCTTTCCAGAGaccaagggagagagagggaccCAGGGGAAGgaatgtgagctacctctcctgGGCTGCCTCCGGGGACCAGTGCCTGCTCCTCTGCTGGGTCTGCACCCCTTCATGAAGAAGGAAGCTTCAGCTGTTTCCTGTCCCCACAGGGATGGGGGTAACCCAGACATGCTTAACCCCTTCAGTgctgggggtgaggtgggggggcTAAGAAGCAGAGCCCCGTCCAGCTTCCACCTGATTCTctattcttccccaccccctcccgaAATCTTCCTATCAGGACCAGG includes:
- the HYAL3 gene encoding hyaluronidase-3 isoform X1: MSGLPPSLWGQETAEASFFMKGCRPSRGAGTGPRRQPRRGLFLLGPAMNGGCCLVAWAALCLVGGRATSWHLGRPFAAVWNVPTARCQTHFGQPLPLEPFGIVHNQAQRFRGQNVTIFYKNQFGLYPYLGPGGVANHGGVPQAVPLRRHLALAARQISGLMHKGFRGLAVLDWEEWHPLWNRNWGPRQAYRKASWAWAQQQWPGLPPKQQCLRARAAFEQAARALMEGTLQLGQALRPRGLWGFYRFPLCRSPWRGRHNYTGKCQLADKAYNDQLRWLWEASSALFPSIYLPRGLPRAYRKSYARHRLEEAFRVARFGHPRPLPVLAYTRLTHLSSGQFLSQNDLIQTIGVSVALGVEGVVLWGDLSISSSEERCRLLQSYLSTTLGPYLSNVTRAAWACSQQLCHGNGRCARREPSNDDIFLNLEPTVALREDPAKWSHFRCLCYPGWAGTACKIPVPGTE
- the HYAL3 gene encoding hyaluronidase-3 isoform X2: MNGGCCLVAWAALCLVGGRATSWHLGRPFAAVWNVPTARCQTHFGQPLPLEPFGIVHNQAQRFRGQNVTIFYKNQFGLYPYLGPGGVANHGGVPQAVPLRRHLALAARQISGLMHKGFRGLAVLDWEEWHPLWNRNWGPRQAYRKASWAWAQQQWPGLPPKQQCLRARAAFEQAARALMEGTLQLGQALRPRGLWGFYRFPLCRSPWRGRHNYTGKCQLADKAYNDQLRWLWEASSALFPSIYLPRGLPRAYRKSYARHRLEEAFRVARFGHPRPLPVLAYTRLTHLSSGQFLSQNDLIQTIGVSVALGVEGVVLWGDLSISSSEERCRLLQSYLSTTLGPYLSNVTRAAWACSQQLCHGNGRCARREPSNDDIFLNLEPTVALREDPAKWSHFRCLCYPGWAGTACKIPVPGTE
- the NAA80 gene encoding N-alpha-acetyltransferase 80; translation: MASSCPGLEGLTLEPAHLRPELLDACADLINQEWPRSRASRLHSLGQSSDSFPLCLALLGPPPIPGALPTVLGHSRLSRVAAHDHSLLVETVVVARALRGQGFGRRLMEATEAFARARGFRRLHLTTHDKQHFYAHLGYQLGEPVQGVAFSSPLAAAVLQAFSQPTSPPEPKPPRLCRETARIPSTPSATDRPPGPKLPPVPPPPPPLPAPLLSPPAVSPTGPLQQSLVETPYRDIRGRPIFWMTKEI